Sequence from the Janthinobacterium lividum genome:
CGTAGCTGCGCATGGCTTGCGCCCAGTCGCCCTGGCTGGCCGCCTCGCGTGCGAACTGCTCCTGCTGCGCGGCCGTGCGCAGTTCGGTTTGCGTGGAGCAGGCGCCCAGCGCGATCAGGATCAGCGGCAGGACGAAGCAAGAGCGGAAGGGGAGCAGTGTGGACATGGCGCCACTGTAGCGCATGGGAAGGCGCGCACGTTTGTGCGATACGCATGAATTCGGGATTTGCCCCGGCATGGATGGCATATAATTTGCACACGACTTTGTTATTTTTGACAGTACACTTCACGGGAGCACCATGTTTTCACGCAAATTCCATTCTTGTGCACAGCTGATGCTGGCTACCTTGCTGATGGGCTTTATCGCCGCCTCCCCGGCGCGCGCGCAGCAGGCGGCCGTCAAATTGCCGAACGTGGTGATCCTGGCCACGGGCGGCACTATCGCCGGCAGCGGCGCCGACAGCACCACCACCGTTGGCTACACCTCGGCCACCGTGGGCGTCGAGCGCCTGATCGCGGCCGTGCCGGAATTGAAGAAAGTGGCGAATGTGAAAGGCGAGCAAGTGTTCCAGATCGCCAGCGAAAGCATGGGCAACAGCCACTGGCTGACCCTGGCCAAGCGCATCAACGTGCTGCTGGCCTCGAACGATGTCGATGGCGTCGTCGTCACGCACGGTACGGACACGATCGAGGAAACGGCGTACTTCCTGAACCTGACCGTGAAAAGCCACAAACCGGTGGTGGTCGTGGGCGCCATGCGTCCATCGACGGCCATCTCGGCTGACGGCCCCATCAATCTGTACAACGCCGTGATGCTGGCGGGCAGCAAGGAAGCCGTGGGCAAGGGCGTCTTGGTGGCCTTGAACGACCAGATCAACGCCGCGCGCGAAGTGACCAAAACCAACACCTCGACCACCGACACCTTCAAGTCGCCGGAACTGGGCATGCTGGGCTACATCCAGGGCAGCAAGGCCTTCTTTTACCGCCAGTCGACCCGCAAGCACACCTTGGAATCGGAATTTGACATCAGCAAGCTCGATGCTCTGCCACAAGTGGATATCGTCTACGGCTACGCGAACATGAACCGTGTCGGCATCGATGCCTTCATTGCTGCTGGCGCCAAGGGCATCATCCACGCGGGCGTGGGCGATGGCAGCGTGGCCGCGCAAATGAAGCCGGCCCTGGTGGAAGCGCGCCAGAAGGGCGTGCTGATCGTGCGTTCGAGCCGCGTCGGCCAGGGCATCGTGGCGCGCAATGGCGAAGCCAACGACGATGAACTCGACAGTGTCGTATCCGACACCCTGAACCCGCAAAAAGCCCGCATCCTGCTGATGCTGGCCCTGACCAAAACGAATAGCACGCAAGAAATTCAGCGTATCTTCTATACCTATTGATCGCGGTCATGCCGGCCCAGCCACTGCGGCTGGGCCTGGTAGATTTACGCTTGCCCGCTTTGCTGCCATACTTCGCTTCTGAATAATTTCCTGGCAGAAGCAGCAATACTGTTCCTTCTCCCCTGTCCATGGCTATCCTGTCCGACATCATCCTGTATCCGATCAAATCGTGCGCCGGCATCCATTTGCGCGAGGCCGTCCTGACGCGTTCCGGGCTGATGAGCGAGCACGTGTTCGACCGCGAATGGATGCTGGTAGATGCGCAAGGCCGCTTCCTGACCCAGCGCGAATATCCGCGCATGGCGCTGATCGTGCCATCCATCAAGGCCACGACCCTGGAATTGCGCGCGCCGGGCATGCTGCGCCTGGAAATCGAGCTGGGCTTGCCGCACCCGCAACTGGCACCGATGCTGGACGTGCAAGTGTGGGACGATACCGTGCGCGCCTACGATTGCGACGACGTCACGGCCACGTGGTTTTCCAAGGCCATCGGCGTGCCGTGCCGCCTGGCGCGCTTTCACCCGGACGTGGTGCGCGCCACCAGCACCAAATGGACGGATGGCGTGGCTGCCTCGACCATGTTTGCCGATGGCTATCCCGTGCTGATCGCCGGTGCCGCCTCGCTAGCCGATGTCAATGACAAGCTGCGCGCCGCCGGCCGTGAAGCGCTGCCGATGAACCGTTTCCGTCCCAACCTCGTCATTGGCGACATCGGCGCCTTCGAGGAAGACTACGCGGACTTCCTGCAATTCGGCGCGACCACCTTGAAACCCGTCAAGCCGTGTTCGCGCTGCCCGATCCCGTCGGTGGACCAGGCCACGGGCGTGCCCGGCCCGGACCCGCTCGACGTCATGCATGGCTATCGCGCCAAACCCGAGCTCGACGGCGCCATCTGCTTCGGCATGAACGCCATCGTCACCGAAGGCGGCGATGAGCGTATCGTGGTGGGGCAGGACATCGGTTTCGAACTGGCATTTTAAGCATGGCGCCCGCACACAAGGGTTTAAGGTTTCTATGAATCAAGCAATACCGCCGGACCCGCGCATTGCCAGCCTCGAAGCCGAAAACCAGGCTTTGCGCGCGCGCATGGCTTTCCTGCTGGAACAGGTCGAGCGCAACCACGACATCATGTGCCGGCACCAGGCGTTCGACCTGGAAATCGTCAGCGCGTCCACCTTTCCCGAATTGATCGGCACCATCTTCCGCACCTTGCCCGTGATTTCCGACCTCGACGGCGTCACCCTCAGCCTGCTCGACGAGGATGACGATATCGTGCTGGTGATGGAAAAGCTGGGCGTCGATTTCAGCGCCTTCCCGCAGTTGCTGTTTGTGCATGCCGTGGCGGAGCTGGGTTTTGCTCCGCCGGCGTCCGTGGCCGAGGGGGAGGCGGCCTTGCCGCCGCTGCCGCTGCTGGGTGCCTTCGACGCGGCCGTGCATGGCCCGCGTTTTCCGCAGATCGACGCTCTGCGCAGCGTGGCGCTGGTGCCCTTGCTGCGCAACAAGCGCCTGATTGGCAGCCTGAACCTGGCCAGCAGCGACGTGACGCGCTTTACGCCCGCGCTGGGCACGGATTTCATCAAGCACATGGCGTCCATCATCGCCATATGCCTGGAAAACGTGATCAGCAATGAAATGCTCAAATACATCGGCTTGACCGATTCCTTGACGGGCGTCTACAACCGGCGCTATATCGACCGCCGGCTGCTGGAGGAAATCGCCCGCGCGCGGCGCCAGAATTATTGCATCTCATGCATGTATATCGACATCGACCATTTCAAATTGGTCAATGACACGCATGGCCACCAGGGCGGCGATGAAGTGCTGCGCGAGGTGGCCACGCGCATCCGCACGGAATTGCGCCGCTCCGATGCGCTGGGCCGTTTCGGCGGCGAGGAATTCGTCGTCCTGCTGATCGACGCCGACCTCGATAGCGCGACCTTTGTTGCCGAACGCATTCGCGCCAGCATCGCCGGCACCATGTTTGACTTGCCGGGCAGCGCGCAAGCGTGGGTCAGCGTGTCGATCGGCGTGGCCAGCCTGGAAGCGGACGCGGCGCTACTCCCCATCGAAACGGTGGCGCAGCAGCTGGTGGCGCACGCTGACCAGGCCCTGTATCAGGCCAAGGCCGATGGTCGCAACAAGGTCGTCAGCTGGCAGGCGCAGCCCGGCTAATTATTTCAATAGCAAGGTTTCTGCTTTGGCCACGGCGTCGGCCGTGCCGCGCAGCACCACCACGTCGCCGCTGGCCAGCTGCGTCTCGGGGGTAACATCAAGGCGGCCCCGGCCGCGGCGGATGGCGGTCACAAACGCGCCGCAGCCGGCCACGTCGATCGTGCTCAAGGGCAGTCCCACGCAGTGCGCGCCCTCGTTGACGGTGACCGTATGCAGGCGTTCCAGCTCGGCATCGTCGCCCGCGTCGCTGGAACCGTGGAAATAGCCGCGCAAGGACGCATAGCGTTCTTCGCGCGCCGCCTGCACCCGGTGCACGACGCGGCGCAGGGGCACGCCCATCATGATCAGCGCATGCGAAGCGAGCATCAGGCTGCCTTCCATCAATTCCGGCACCACTTCGGCCGCGCCCGCCTTCTTCAGCTGGTCGAGGTCGGTATCGTCGTGGCTGCGCACGATGACGGGTAGGGTTGGCGCCATTTCGTTGAGCAAATGCAATAACTTCAGTGCCGAAGGCGTATTCGCATACGTGATCACCACGGCGCTGGCCCGGTAGATGCCGGCCGCCACCAGGCTTTCGCGCCGGCCTGCGTCGCCATACGAGACATGGGCGCCGGCCAGCTGCGCTTCCTGCACCCGTTCCGGGTCCAGGTCCAGCGCGTGGTATTCGATCTTTTCTTCCGCTAGCAGGGTGGCCAGGCTTTGTCCGCTGCGCCCGAAGCCGGCGATCAGCACGTGTTTCTGCGACGCCATGGTGCGCGTGGCGATCTTGGTCAGCGCCAACGATTGCATCATCCAGTCGTTGGCCGCCAGTTTCATGACGATGGCGTCGGACTTGGCGATGAGGAAGGGCGCCACCAGCATCGACAGCACCATCGACGCCAGCACCACCTGCACGACGAACGGGTCCATCAGCTTGATGCCGCCAGCCAGGTTCAGCAGCACGAAGCCGAACTCGCCCGCCTGCGCCAGTCCCAGCCCCGTGCGCAGGGCCACGCCGTTGCTGGAGCCGAACAGCCGGGCCAGCCCCGCGATCAGGGCGAATTTGAGCAGCACGGGGCCGCACAGCAGCAGCAGGACGAGCCACCAGTTCTCAAACACCACACGGATATTGAGCAGCATGCCGACGGTGATGAAGAACAGGCCCAGCAGCACGTCGCGGAAGGGCTTGATATCCTCTTCCACCTGGTGCTTGAATTCCGTCTCGGAAATGAGCATGCCAGCAACAAACGCTCCCAGGGCCAGCGACAGTCCTGCCCGTTCCGTGATCCAGGCCGCGCCCAGGGTAATCAGGAGCAGGTTGAGCATGAATAACTCTTGCGAGCGGCGTTTGGCGACGATGGTCAGCCAGCCGCGCACCAGCTTCTGGCCGATGAAAAGCAGCAAGATCAGCACCACCAGGGCCTTGCCGCCGGCCCAGGCCAGGGTTTCGGCCAGGTTGTCCGAATCGCGCGTGAGGGCGGGAATGAGGATCAGCAGGGGCACGACGGCCAAGTCCTGGAACAGCAAAATACCGATGATCTTGCGGCCGTGTTCGCTTTCGAGTTCCAGCCGTTCCGTGAGCATTTTCGAGACGATGGCCGTCGACGACATGGCCAGCGCGCCGCCCAGGGCGAAGGCGGCTTGCCAGCTCAGGTGGATGTAGGCGGACAGGTAATGTCCGACGAACCAGCCGAAGAAGACGGTGGCGATGATGGTGGTGACCACCTGCGCCATGCCAAGGCCGAAGACGATGCGCCGCATGGCGAGGAACTTGGGCAGGGAAAACTCGAGCCCGATGGAAAACATCAGGAAGACGACGCCGAATTCGGCCAGGGTGTGGCTGGCCTCGTTTTCCGCCGCCAGGCCCAGCGCGTGGGGGCCGATGACGATGCCGACGGCCAGGTAGCCCAGCATGGGCGGCAAATGCAACATTCTGAAAGCGACCACGCCCAGCACGGCGCTGCCGAGTAACATCAGGGTCAGTTCAAGCGAGGAAAACATGGGTTGCCCGGTGCGGTCAATGGAAATCGTTGTTTGTTGTGACTGGCAAGTTTTTTGCTTTCCTAATTCGTTTATACTTTGGGCATGAGTGTAACCCATGAAAAAACAATGCTGAAAGCTTTTGATCGAATTGACATGCAAGCGACGACCGAGCGCGCCGTCGCGCTGGCCCGCACCACCTTGCAGATCGAGTCCGACGCCATCGTTGCGCTGCACGCGCGCCTGGCCACGGACGACAGCGTGGGCCGCGCCGTGGCGATGTTGTTGCAATGCAAAGGAAGAGTCGTCGTCTCCGGCATTGGCAAATCCGGCCATATCGCGCGCAAGATTGCCGCCACCCTCGCTTCCACCGGCACGCCGGCCCTGTTCGTGCATCCGGCCGAAGCGGCCCATGGCGACCTGGGCATGGTCACTTCGGAAGATGCTTTTATTGCCATATCGTACTCCGGCGAATCGTCGGAACTGATGGCCATCATGCCCGTCGTCAAGCGCATGGGTGGCGTGCTGATTTCCATGACGGGCAAGCCGAATTCGAGTCTGGCGCAATTGGCCGACGTGCACCTGGATATTTCTGTTGAGAAAGAAGCCTGTCCGCTGAATCTGGCGCCGACGGCCAGCACCACCGTCACTCTGGCCCTGGGCGACGCGCTGGCCGTGGCCTTGCTCGACTTGCGCGGCTTCAAGGAAGAAGATTTCGCCCGCTCGCACCCGGGCGGCGCCCTGGGCCGTCGCCTGCTCACGCACGTGCATGATGTCATGCGCAGCGGCGAACGCGTGCCGAAAGTACCCGTGCAGGCTTCCTTGCTGCAGGCGCTGGAAGAAATGACGAAAAAAGGCATGGGCATGACGGCCGTCGTCGACGCGGACAACCGTCCCGTGGGCGTGTTTACGGATGGCGACTTGCGCCGCATGTTCGAGCGCGTGCAGGATTTCACGCAAGTGGCGATCCGCGACGTCATGCATGCGCAGCCGCGCAGCATCGCGCCCGAACGCCTGGCCGTGGACGCCGTGGCCGTGATGGAGCAGTTCCGCATCAACCAGATGCTGGTCGTCGATGCCG
This genomic interval carries:
- a CDS encoding type II asparaginase, which produces MFSRKFHSCAQLMLATLLMGFIAASPARAQQAAVKLPNVVILATGGTIAGSGADSTTTVGYTSATVGVERLIAAVPELKKVANVKGEQVFQIASESMGNSHWLTLAKRINVLLASNDVDGVVVTHGTDTIEETAYFLNLTVKSHKPVVVVGAMRPSTAISADGPINLYNAVMLAGSKEAVGKGVLVALNDQINAAREVTKTNTSTTDTFKSPELGMLGYIQGSKAFFYRQSTRKHTLESEFDISKLDALPQVDIVYGYANMNRVGIDAFIAAGAKGIIHAGVGDGSVAAQMKPALVEARQKGVLIVRSSRVGQGIVARNGEANDDELDSVVSDTLNPQKARILLMLALTKTNSTQEIQRIFYTY
- a CDS encoding MOSC domain-containing protein, with translation MAILSDIILYPIKSCAGIHLREAVLTRSGLMSEHVFDREWMLVDAQGRFLTQREYPRMALIVPSIKATTLELRAPGMLRLEIELGLPHPQLAPMLDVQVWDDTVRAYDCDDVTATWFSKAIGVPCRLARFHPDVVRATSTKWTDGVAASTMFADGYPVLIAGAASLADVNDKLRAAGREALPMNRFRPNLVIGDIGAFEEDYADFLQFGATTLKPVKPCSRCPIPSVDQATGVPGPDPLDVMHGYRAKPELDGAICFGMNAIVTEGGDERIVVGQDIGFELAF
- a CDS encoding sensor domain-containing diguanylate cyclase, encoding MNQAIPPDPRIASLEAENQALRARMAFLLEQVERNHDIMCRHQAFDLEIVSASTFPELIGTIFRTLPVISDLDGVTLSLLDEDDDIVLVMEKLGVDFSAFPQLLFVHAVAELGFAPPASVAEGEAALPPLPLLGAFDAAVHGPRFPQIDALRSVALVPLLRNKRLIGSLNLASSDVTRFTPALGTDFIKHMASIIAICLENVISNEMLKYIGLTDSLTGVYNRRYIDRRLLEEIARARRQNYCISCMYIDIDHFKLVNDTHGHQGGDEVLREVATRIRTELRRSDALGRFGGEEFVVLLIDADLDSATFVAERIRASIAGTMFDLPGSAQAWVSVSIGVASLEADAALLPIETVAQQLVAHADQALYQAKADGRNKVVSWQAQPG
- a CDS encoding monovalent cation:proton antiporter family protein yields the protein MFSSLELTLMLLGSAVLGVVAFRMLHLPPMLGYLAVGIVIGPHALGLAAENEASHTLAEFGVVFLMFSIGLEFSLPKFLAMRRIVFGLGMAQVVTTIIATVFFGWFVGHYLSAYIHLSWQAAFALGGALAMSSTAIVSKMLTERLELESEHGRKIIGILLFQDLAVVPLLILIPALTRDSDNLAETLAWAGGKALVVLILLLFIGQKLVRGWLTIVAKRRSQELFMLNLLLITLGAAWITERAGLSLALGAFVAGMLISETEFKHQVEEDIKPFRDVLLGLFFITVGMLLNIRVVFENWWLVLLLLCGPVLLKFALIAGLARLFGSSNGVALRTGLGLAQAGEFGFVLLNLAGGIKLMDPFVVQVVLASMVLSMLVAPFLIAKSDAIVMKLAANDWMMQSLALTKIATRTMASQKHVLIAGFGRSGQSLATLLAEEKIEYHALDLDPERVQEAQLAGAHVSYGDAGRRESLVAAGIYRASAVVITYANTPSALKLLHLLNEMAPTLPVIVRSHDDTDLDQLKKAGAAEVVPELMEGSLMLASHALIMMGVPLRRVVHRVQAAREERYASLRGYFHGSSDAGDDAELERLHTVTVNEGAHCVGLPLSTIDVAGCGAFVTAIRRGRGRLDVTPETQLASGDVVVLRGTADAVAKAETLLLK
- a CDS encoding KpsF/GutQ family sugar-phosphate isomerase is translated as MSVTHEKTMLKAFDRIDMQATTERAVALARTTLQIESDAIVALHARLATDDSVGRAVAMLLQCKGRVVVSGIGKSGHIARKIAATLASTGTPALFVHPAEAAHGDLGMVTSEDAFIAISYSGESSELMAIMPVVKRMGGVLISMTGKPNSSLAQLADVHLDISVEKEACPLNLAPTASTTVTLALGDALAVALLDLRGFKEEDFARSHPGGALGRRLLTHVHDVMRSGERVPKVPVQASLLQALEEMTKKGMGMTAVVDADNRPVGVFTDGDLRRMFERVQDFTQVAIRDVMHAQPRSIAPERLAVDAVAVMEQFRINQMLVVDADGKLVGALHIHDLTQAKVI